From the Candidatus Methylomirabilis sp. genome, the window CCCAGCAGGTACAAGATGGGAATTCGCTTCCACTTACGCCAAACCATCGAGTGAATGCCGGCCTCCGGTATCATCTGTACAAATGGCTCACGATCTCCCTCAACCTGACCTACGTTGGCGATCAGTTCTTCCGCGGCGACGAGGCGAATACGCAGCCGAAGCTCGACGACTATATTGTCTTGAACGCCGGCCTCGATCTCCACTGGCGGCGCTTCGCCGGTTTCGTAAAGATCAACAATCTGAACAATAACAAGTACGAGACATTCGGGACCTTCGCCCCGAACGCCAAACTCCCGGGATTACCGATTGAGCCATTCCTGACGCCCGCACCGCCGATCAACGTCTTGGTCGGCGCCAGTTACCGATTCTAAGATCACAGAGGCATATGTAAGAAAAAACTCTTCGCTCGCGCCGTAACGATCCGCTATAATTATTTTATGGCACCAAAGGATAGCTTCACGCTTGGACGTCAAGGAGGTCATACCGCAGTCGGCCGGGCCCCCGATGCGGTCCACCCTGCCATGGCGTTGCTGGTTGAATCGCGGACCGGACCGCTTCCGTTAGGCCGATTTCTCCTCAGCTCCACCGGGTTCCACCTGATCCTGGCTTGGGCTGTCATCAGTTTTGGGCTTCCCGTGACCCCATCAGTTCCGCGGCCCCTTGTTGTCACCATCATTGGAAGTGAGAATTCCGAATCATCCGCTCCGTCGGGACCTCTTGTCCACACCCGCACGAAGCAACCAGCTGGGGCTGCTGGTCCAAAGCAGGCCTCTCAGCCTCATATCGTCTCCTCCCAACCATCGGAGGTCGCCAGGCCGTTATCGACGGCTGAGGCGCCTGTGACGCTGGATGAGCGAATCGGCGGACCGAAGGCTGTCGGCATATCCAATAGTGGATCACATGCGGTGGGTGCTGGCACGCCGGGCGCCTTTGCGGCAGGCAGCCTATCGCCGGGGCCGGTCCTGCTTAGTTCTGACGGGGATGGTGCAATCGGCTCCGGCTCAGCAAGGCGGGGTGGAGCGGGCCGACTCGACGCAGCATTGGCCGCGCCGCTTACCCCATCAGTGACTATTGGTTCTCCCCAGGGCAAGGCAGGCGGAGGAGTTGGCTGGGCAGGTAACGGGGGCGCTGGAGGGGGATTCGCGGCCCCGAACTACGGAATCAATCCGCTTCCCAAGTACCCTCTTTTAGCACGGGAAAAAGGTTATGAAGGAACGGTCTACCTGCGAGTCTTGGTTCAGGTGAATGGTCGTGTGGGGCAACTTGCTGTCGATCGAACCTCCGGCTATGAGATTCTTGACCGGGCGGCGGTGGATTCGGTCAAGGAGTGGGCATTTTTTCCTGCCAAGAAAGGTGGGAGGTTGGTAGAAAGTTGGGTGTTGCTTCCGGTGAAGTTCGCGCTCAACTGATATGGGGTAGGGTGTGACGGCTATCTTACACAGTTCGAGGTCTCTTTTCACATTCTTGTCTTTTTTCCTTGCCCTCTTTCTCTTCATCTCCTTCGCTCATCATGCAGGCGGAGCCGAGCCGGCGAGCAAGTATTTCTATGATAAGAAGGGGCAGGTGATTCGGGAGGAGGTCGATAGCGCTGGCTCCGGGCGGATCGATACCTGGATCACCTACCAGGATGGACGTCCGATCCTCCAGGCAGTAGACACGAATAAGGACGGTAAACCCGATACCTGGTACCACCTGTCTGCAGATCGTCAGGTGGAGAGGACGGAAAAAGACAGCAACGGCGGCGGGAAGCCCGATGTCTGGATTACGTACCATCAGGGAGTCCCGATCAAGGCAGAGCAGGATCTGGATGCCGATGGCCGGGCCGATCGATTCATCTTCTACGAGAAAGGGAAGGCAGTCCGGACCGAGGAATCGTTGAACCGCGATGGAAAGATCACCCTCTGGTCGTATTATGATGCTGCCGGCGTGCTTATCCGGGATGAGGAGGACGCAAAGGGAATCGGTCGGCCGACGCGCTTTTCCTATTATCAAGAGGGGAAACTCTTGCGGCGTGAGGAGGACACGAACGGATCGGGGCGGATCGACCGCTGGTCGTATTACGACAAGAACGAGCGCCTGATCCGGCGCGAGGCTGCCCGAAAGGGATCCGGGCGCCCTGACGTCTGGGCCTACTATGAGAACGGACAGATTATCAGGCAAGAGGAGGATACTCTTGGTCAAGGTCGGCCGAATATCGCCTACTTCTTCCAGGCGGGCATCCTTTCCCGTCGAGAAGAGGACACGCAGGGAACTGGTCAACCGGATCTGATCGACTGGTACGAGAACGGTAAGCCGGTCAAACGACAGCAGGATACCAGGCGGCAGGGGAAGAAGGATGTCGTGACCTACTTTCGGCAGGGAGATATGGAGCGGCAGGAGGTTGATACCAAATATGAGGGGCGGTATGACCTGGTTCGCTTCTTTGAGCATGGCCGCCTTATCAGAGAAGAGTACGACACGAATGGGGATGGCCGACCGGATGTCTGGGTTTCGTATAATGAGATAGGCGAAAAGGTATTTCAGGAAGAGGACACTGATTACAATGGCAAGGTTCGTGCCCGGTTTCGCTTTGCAGGAGGGAAGGTTGTGAGCAAGGAGTTGGTAAGCGAAGCGCGAGCAGACAGCCCGCCGCGCCTTCTGATGCCCAAGATTCCGTAATGTTCAGCCTCTCAAAACGGCGTATATTCGAGAGAAAAATTGCTTGACAGATTGGTGTGAGTGAGATATAAAAACCCACCGCATCAAACAGCGTCTCTGAAAAGGTTGGCTCTCCTGGGCGCGAGGGACGTGCGCCGTTTTTCCTGGATGCAATCGAGTTGGTGCTGATCGCGTTCAAGAGCATGAAGGTTTTCACCCTCTTTGTGAAAAACACGAAAACGGTCAGAGTTGCTCCCTCCTGTGGCTGGCGCGGGCTGGTCTTTCTTGCTCTCGCCGTCGCTATTTTCATTCCTCTCATGGCCTCTCAAGCTCGCGCTCTGGAGCCCGCCTTTGGTCAAGCCGCCGAGGAGGCCGCCGCCAAGCTCGCCGACGCCTTTCCAGTCGTTAAGGGATCAGTGACCGGAGTCGAGAGGGACCGGGTCCTGATCGACCTGGGTGCTAAGCAGGTGTACCAGGGGATGGAACTACAGGTCTACCGGGAGGGAGATGAGGTCAAGCACCCGGTGACCGGCGAAGTTCTGGGGAGGCGGGATAAAAAGCTTGGTCTCCTCAGAGTTGTTGAGGTAAAAGAGAAATTCTCGGAGGCCGCCATTGTCTCCAGAGAAGAAGGATCTATCATTAGGGCCAAGGATTTGGTCCGGGTCAGTTCGGACCGTCTTTTGGTTGCCCTTCCACTCATCGATGCCGGCGGGGTCAAGGAAGCGAATGTCCATTCGGTCACGAAAGATCTGGCCATTGCGCTCGCCAAGACCGGTCACTTTATCGTGATCGAGGATCCTCTCCTCAGAGCAGCGCTGGCGGGGGAGCATCCCTCGCGGGTGGAATCATTCGGCGATCCCTCCACCCTGAAACTGTTGGCGGAGAAGGCGCACGTTCAGCTCCTCGTTCTGGGTAAACTCAGCCCTGGTCACCAGGGACTATTCCTAAATCTGCAGGTCATGTCGGTCTTTACCGGAGCGCCATTGACTGTTGCGAGTGTCGAGGTCACGGAACGTGGGCCGATGGTCATGGCCGCTCCCTCGCGCCCGTCAGGGTCAACCCTCAGACCTCTATCAGAGCAGGCCCTCACAGCAACATCACGACCCTCTTCCATCCATTCGGAGCGTCAAAGCTCCGAGCCTTTGAGAGCTGCCGAGCAACCGAAAGGTTCCCGTTCAGAGATAGCCTCTTCCCACAAGGGTGTGGTTGCCGAAGAGGCGCTGCGAAAGCCAGGGGCCGCATCGTCGCTCGCTGTGGCTGAGGATGGACCGGCGCGTTCCGATCATAATAAGGGTTTGCAGGAGTCTGTCGTATTCGAACTGCCCGATCCGCTTCTCGCGCTGGCGGCAGGAGATCTGGATGGGGATCAGCGGCCCGAGATCGTCGGGATAACCGCCTCTGAGGTGATTGTCTATCGGTGGCAGAATCAACGACTGGCGCCGATTGCCAGGGTAAGCAGTCCCCGGTCTATTCGCCACCTGCACATTGACGTCGGAGATATTAACGGCCGTGGCCATGCTCAGATCGTCGTCACGGCTCTGTCCGGGGCTCGGAATGATCTTCACTCGTTTATCCTGGAACTTCAAGGGGGTCAACTCGTTCGGATCGCCGATCATCTGGGCTATTTCCTTCGCGTGGTCATGGGCCCCGGCATCGAGACACCTATCCTGGTCGGTCAGCGGATGGGGGAACTGACCGCTTTTGAAGGGCCGATCATCCGGCTGTCTTGGAATGGCGAGCGGTATGTCGAAGGACAGCCGCTCACCCTCCCGGCCCAGGTGAAGAATCTCTACGAATTCGCGCCGATCAGTGCTACCGGCGATCAGATATCAGAGGTTGCTGTCATCAGTGAGCAGCGGGTCAAGGCATATGGGAGCGAGGGTAAGCCATCCTGGGAAAGTAAAGATGACCTGGGCGAGGTTGATCACCTCGCCTTTTCCCACATCCCTACGTACCGAGCTCTTCAGGCTAAGTACGGGCTCAAATCGGGGATCCCGATTACTCCGGAAGAGTATGCTGCGTTGCAGGTCCTACCGCGCCGGGTTCTTGTTGAGGCCTCGCCCCTATGGGGTAACGCCAGGACAGAGCTTCTGACCTTTGTCAATCCAAAAAAGATCGGGCTATTCCGGAGTGAGTCATCTCTGCCTAGCCAGGTTGTGACGTTTGACCGTCAAGAGGGAATCTTTGCGCGGGGGTGGGAGACCACTCTTGAGGGGAGGGTGCGTGACGTTGCCTTGGCCGATCTGAACGGTGCCGGCAGGAAGGATCTGATTGTGCTGTCGGCTGTCAAGGAAAAGGGTCTGGCCGCATATCTGCAGGACGGGTCGCGTGGTATCATCAGCGTGTTTTCCTCCATCCGGTGAGGTGTTGTATTATAGGAGGTTGAGCGATCTGTCTAATCGTAAAAAGTGGGTCAAGGAAAGGAGGGGTGAAAAAGTCGCTTTACATCGTTGCTCTCATGAGTGTATGGAACGCATTGCCTGAAAGACGGCATAAGTGAAGTAGGGGCAATAGGGGTATTTGAGAGAAGTACGATACAATTTTTCGGAAGAGAGTTCTTGGGAAGCAACAGGACCGCATCAAGAGGGAGGCATTCAATGAGCGTGAAACGATGTACGTCACTGATCGGGGGTCTGCTGATCCTGGTTGGGAGCCTTGTAGTGACGGCGCCCATGGTTTCCGCCAACGATGAGATATTGAAGCTGCAGAAAGACGACGGCCAATGGGCGATACAGGGTAAGAACTATGCGGCGACCCGCTACAGCAACCTGAACCAGATTACGCCCGATAACGTGAAAAACCTGAAAGTCGCCTGGTCGTTCTCACTGGGGACATTAAACGGCCAAGAGGGAGGCCCGCTGGTTATCGGCGACACGATGTATGTCCACAGCTCCTATTCCTCAGGCAATTCGCACAACATCTATGCGCTCGACCTGTCAAAAGAAGGGGCGCCGATCAAGTGGAAGTATGCGGCGAAGCATGATCCAAAGGCGGTTCCCGTCGCCTGTTGTGACCTCGTTCATCGAGGCCTTAATTATGCGAACGGCAAGATCCTGTACCAGACGCTTGATGGAATCGTGATTGCCCTCGATGCCAAGACCGGCAAGGAACTCTGGAAGACCAGAAATGCCGATCCATCCAAGGGTGAGACCAATACCGGCGTCGGAATGGTGATTCATGATAAATTCATCGTCGGCGTTGCCGGAGGCGAATTTGGAGTTCGCGGCTGGGTGGCGGCCTATGATGTCAACACCGGTAAGCAGATCTGGAAGGCCCGCAGTGCCGGGCCCGATGAAGATCTCATGCTTGAGAAGGACTTCAACGCCGCCAACCCGCATTACGGACGATTCGGCGAGGGGACCAAAAGCTGGCCCGGCGAGCAGTGGAAAACGGGCGGCGGCACGACTTGGGGTTACTGGTCGTACGATTCTGATCTGAATCTGTTGTACTACAGCACCGGCAACCCCGGGACCTGGAACCCTGCCCCCCGGAAGGGCGGCGATAACAAGTGGTCGATGACCATCTGGGCCCGTAATCCTGACACAGGAAAGGCCAAGTGGGCCTATCAGATGACCCCGTGGGATAACTGGGACTACGATGGGATCAATGAGTCCGTCCTGACCGATCAGACGATCGGTGGTAAAAAACTCAAGGTTCTCACTCACTTCGACAGGAACGGCTTTGTCTACACCCTGGACCGCACCAACGGCACACTGCTCAAGGCCGACGCATTCGTCTATGTCAACTGGGCGAAGGGGGTCGACCTGAAGACAGGGCGGCCGATCGTGAACGAAGAGAAGTTAACCAAGCAGGGTGCAGACACCAAGAATATTTGCCCATGCGCGATGGGCGGGAAGAACCAGGTACCTGTTGCCTACTCCCCGAATACGAACCTTTTCTACGCTGCCGTCAACAACATGTGCATGAACTACGAGGGCGTGCTGGTTCAGTACACGGCGGGGGCTCCGTACGTGGGTGCCAACGTCCTGATGTTCAATGGGCACGAGGGTAAAGACAACTGGTGGGGTGATGTTATCGCCTGGGATGTTGCCAAGGGCAAAAGGGTGTGGGAAATCAAAGAGCAGCAACCCCCATGGAGCGGGCCGGTCGCGACCGCGTCCAATGTAGTCTTCTACGGCACAATGGACGGCTGGTTCAAGGCGGTCGATGCCACCAGTGGGAAGCTCCTATGGAAGCACAAGGTCGGTTCCGGGATCATCGGCAATCCGATCACCTACAAGGGGCCTGACGGCAAGCAGTATGTTGCCGTCTACTCCGGAGTCGGCGGATGGTTCGGTGCTACCGTATCGCTCGACCTTCCACCCGATGATCCGACCGCGGCGTTAGGTGGGGTGAATGCTGCCTACCTGTCCAAGCTGCCGATGGCCACGAGCAAGGGCGGAACGCTGTACGTCTTCGGCCTCTAAGCAAGTATGCCTGATGCCGGCGCCGAAGGATTGTACCTTCGGCGCCGGTTTTTTATGCTACAATACAGTTAGTCAACGATGAGTTCGTAAGGTAAGACCGGTGGATAGACTGAACCGAAGGCTGAAGGAAGGATTACCTAACGGCCTTCAGTCGTCAGCCTAAGCCCCTATTTCTAAGGAAGTATGATGAGTCGACGGTTTGCGATTGCCGGCGGATTCGTGATTGCAATGATCCTCTCTCCCTTTGCCTGGTCGGCTTGGGGGGGCCACATTACCCAACTCCGGGCCTGCGGTGATCCGGATAACATGCCCTTTTCGAATAAGCAATCGGAAGGGTTTGAGAACAAGATTGCCGAGGTCATCGCCAAGGAATTGAAGGTAGATCTCACCTATTTCTGGTGGCCGCATCAGCGGGGGTTAGTTCGGAGAGCGTTACGGCCAGAACTTTGTGATGTTATGATCTCGATCCCCCAAGGTTGGGATCAGGTTCTCTGGACCAAGCCCTACTATCGCTCAGCGTATGTCATCATCTACCCCAAAGATCGGGGATTTCAGATCAGATCACTCGATGATCCGATCCTGAAGCGTCTGAAGATTGGGGTCTATATCAATACCCCACCGGCGGAGGCATTGGCCAATAGGGACATCAGGACAAACGTTGTGGGCTACAGCCTCTTATATGGCTCGCAGAATGAGCGTTCAGAGAAGATCCTGCAGGACCTCATGACCGGCGAGATCGATGTCGTGATAGATTGGGGGCCAATGGCTGGCTATTTTGTCAAACGGATGAACGGAACGTCACCTATCGAGGTGGTCCCCCTTCAGGGTGGGGAACCGGGGATCCCCTTCACCTTCGAGTTTTCTATGGGAGTGAAGGAAGGCAATACGGCACTGAAAGTTGAACTGGAGCAGGCGATTAATAGACGGCATGCCGAAATTAGGAAAATCCTGGAGGATTATGGCGTGCCCCTCCTACCACTCCTGGCGCGCGAGCAGTTTCCAAAGGTGGAAGAGAAGCCGGGGGAGGTCTTTTACCGTCGTTTCGATCGGGACGATCCCCTCACCTCTTACTAACACTGGGTGAAAGGGGCCTAACCTCACCTGAAAAGAACGGGGAACAATAACCATGAGACAGAAAAAGTGGCTTCTCACTACGTCAGTCCTGGCCCTTGTGATGTTGGGATGCGCTCAGAGTATTACGGCTCAGAGCCAGCAGGAGCCTGCAAAGACTGAAGCGCCCGGTCAACAGCCGAAAGCATCAGAGGCCCCCGCACCTGCGGATCAGCAGAAGCCAAAAAAGCTTAATCCATTCACCGGAAATCCGGATGCAATTAAAGAGGGGCGCCAATTGTATCTGCAGGCCGGCTGTCCGGGCTGCCATGGCTCAGGCGGTGGCGGCGCGATGGCCGGGGCCACACCGTTCATACGTGATGCCTGGAAGTTTGGCGGTGATGATGAGACTTACTTCAAGGTGATTAAGGGGACCTATCCGGGACAGACCATGCCGGCGGTTTTTGGGGCAAACCTCACAGATGAGCAGGTCTGGAAGATTATCGCCTGGATCCGATCCATCTATAAAGGAGATCCGGATAGGATCGTTTGGTAGGAAAAGAGAAGACGGGGCCGGGTGCTGTGCTGATCACTCGATGACACTTTTGATCGTCTGCCTTTCGGTGATATTCTTTAGTTCAGCAGCCAAGCGTCTCGCAATGGTCAGACGGGCGGTTGTAGTGTTGGCGCTTGTGCTCTCGGCTGTACCCCTTCTTATCTCGCCGGCCTTTGCTCAGGACGATGTTGGTCTTCCGATTCATCCCAAGACGATTCCTTCTACTATCGTTCGTCGGGCCGGAGAAGGGGAAGGGACGCGGTGGGTTCAGGTCAGCTTCACGATCAACGCACCGTACAAGCAAGTCGTGAAATTCTATCAGGAGAAGGTGGATCGGAATGCACAAATCTCTCAGATCGACTCTGGAAAGCTCCTGAACACCCTTATCCTGTTCAGCAGGGACCCCAAAGATCAATTCAACATTAATATCAGCAGTGAGCGGGGAAAAAAGGTCACTGAGGTTGAGCTATCGCGGAATGTGGTTGGTCCGTAGATGCTTCGCGCAGCAACTCTTCGTTTTATCGTCATTGCATAGGCGGAATTCGTGAAGAATGTGTCAGGATTTGATTCTCTGAGGATGGAGAACGTCTAAAAAAGTTCTTGACATCGCGATGCATTGTATTTATTCTACACCTGTCTTCGTAGCACGCTTTTGTTGTGAAAGGTAGAGAACCGCGAAAGCTGCTGGATGAGGCTTTCGCGGTTTTTGTTTATCGGGGCATGGCCTCGAGAGTTCAAATGGAAGGGGGGTGAGAGTTTGATGCGAGTTACGGGTACTGTAAAGTGGTTCAACGATGCGAAGGGTTACGGCTTTATTGCACGGGAAGACGGCGATGATGTGTTCGTGCACTATTCCGCGATTTCCGGATCCGGCTTCCGGTCGCTCAATGAAGGGCAGGCTGTGGAGTTCGACGTCGTAGATGGGCCAAAGGGTAAGCAGGCTGCTAACGTTACCAGAGCAGCATAGTTCGCTTACGTCCGGTCTGAACCATTACGGCCTTCCGGAGATCCCTCCGGGAGGCCGTTCTCTTTCCGGGTAACGCGATTTCCACCTCACCCTAGAAGTTCTCTTCCCGCTGATGGCGAAAACGGCCCATATGTAGAGGGCCTCGCCAACCGTCCTCGGCTCAGCGCTTTATGGTGGCAAGGCTCGCCTGGCGAGCGGAGCGAATCAGCAGCCAGGCGCAGAGGATCAGCTTGAGCATATCGAGGGCGGTGTAGATCAGGTGAAGTTTCCGGAAGCGTATCAGCTCAGGGGACACCATGGTCCTGGGAACAAAGTCCAGACTTCGGCCGAGCGGCAGCAGCAGTTGATTGAGCAGTAGCAACACAATGACGATGACGAAGACCATTGCGGCAATAGTGATCACTGTGCGGTCCAGGGGTCTCAGCCCGAAGGCGGTCGCGACGATGGCTGCGCCGAGCGCAAGTTGAGTAAGCCCCCAAGCGCTGAAAAAAAGCCGATTTAATTCTGCGACGAGATAGCGCAGGACACTGCGGGCCTCATCGTGCGCAAGGGGCGTGATGGCGCGCGAGAACTCAACAGTTGGCGCAGACAGCAGCCGATCGACTGTGCGAAAATTCTGCGTCGCCACGA encodes:
- a CDS encoding TonB family protein, whose product is MAPKDSFTLGRQGGHTAVGRAPDAVHPAMALLVESRTGPLPLGRFLLSSTGFHLILAWAVISFGLPVTPSVPRPLVVTIIGSENSESSAPSGPLVHTRTKQPAGAAGPKQASQPHIVSSQPSEVARPLSTAEAPVTLDERIGGPKAVGISNSGSHAVGAGTPGAFAAGSLSPGPVLLSSDGDGAIGSGSARRGGAGRLDAALAAPLTPSVTIGSPQGKAGGGVGWAGNGGAGGGFAAPNYGINPLPKYPLLAREKGYEGTVYLRVLVQVNGRVGQLAVDRTSGYEILDRAAVDSVKEWAFFPAKKGGRLVESWVLLPVKFALN
- a CDS encoding c-type cytochrome, with amino-acid sequence MRQKKWLLTTSVLALVMLGCAQSITAQSQQEPAKTEAPGQQPKASEAPAPADQQKPKKLNPFTGNPDAIKEGRQLYLQAGCPGCHGSGGGGAMAGATPFIRDAWKFGGDDETYFKVIKGTYPGQTMPAVFGANLTDEQVWKIIAWIRSIYKGDPDRIVW
- a CDS encoding PQQ-dependent dehydrogenase, methanol/ethanol family, whose product is MSVKRCTSLIGGLLILVGSLVVTAPMVSANDEILKLQKDDGQWAIQGKNYAATRYSNLNQITPDNVKNLKVAWSFSLGTLNGQEGGPLVIGDTMYVHSSYSSGNSHNIYALDLSKEGAPIKWKYAAKHDPKAVPVACCDLVHRGLNYANGKILYQTLDGIVIALDAKTGKELWKTRNADPSKGETNTGVGMVIHDKFIVGVAGGEFGVRGWVAAYDVNTGKQIWKARSAGPDEDLMLEKDFNAANPHYGRFGEGTKSWPGEQWKTGGGTTWGYWSYDSDLNLLYYSTGNPGTWNPAPRKGGDNKWSMTIWARNPDTGKAKWAYQMTPWDNWDYDGINESVLTDQTIGGKKLKVLTHFDRNGFVYTLDRTNGTLLKADAFVYVNWAKGVDLKTGRPIVNEEKLTKQGADTKNICPCAMGGKNQVPVAYSPNTNLFYAAVNNMCMNYEGVLVQYTAGAPYVGANVLMFNGHEGKDNWWGDVIAWDVAKGKRVWEIKEQQPPWSGPVATASNVVFYGTMDGWFKAVDATSGKLLWKHKVGSGIIGNPITYKGPDGKQYVAVYSGVGGWFGATVSLDLPPDDPTAALGGVNAAYLSKLPMATSKGGTLYVFGL
- a CDS encoding cold shock domain-containing protein — translated: MRVTGTVKWFNDAKGYGFIAREDGDDVFVHYSAISGSGFRSLNEGQAVEFDVVDGPKGKQAANVTRAA
- a CDS encoding FG-GAP-like repeat-containing protein encodes the protein MKVFTLFVKNTKTVRVAPSCGWRGLVFLALAVAIFIPLMASQARALEPAFGQAAEEAAAKLADAFPVVKGSVTGVERDRVLIDLGAKQVYQGMELQVYREGDEVKHPVTGEVLGRRDKKLGLLRVVEVKEKFSEAAIVSREEGSIIRAKDLVRVSSDRLLVALPLIDAGGVKEANVHSVTKDLAIALAKTGHFIVIEDPLLRAALAGEHPSRVESFGDPSTLKLLAEKAHVQLLVLGKLSPGHQGLFLNLQVMSVFTGAPLTVASVEVTERGPMVMAAPSRPSGSTLRPLSEQALTATSRPSSIHSERQSSEPLRAAEQPKGSRSEIASSHKGVVAEEALRKPGAASSLAVAEDGPARSDHNKGLQESVVFELPDPLLALAAGDLDGDQRPEIVGITASEVIVYRWQNQRLAPIARVSSPRSIRHLHIDVGDINGRGHAQIVVTALSGARNDLHSFILELQGGQLVRIADHLGYFLRVVMGPGIETPILVGQRMGELTAFEGPIIRLSWNGERYVEGQPLTLPAQVKNLYEFAPISATGDQISEVAVISEQRVKAYGSEGKPSWESKDDLGEVDHLAFSHIPTYRALQAKYGLKSGIPITPEEYAALQVLPRRVLVEASPLWGNARTELLTFVNPKKIGLFRSESSLPSQVVTFDRQEGIFARGWETTLEGRVRDVALADLNGAGRKDLIVLSAVKEKGLAAYLQDGSRGIISVFSSIR
- a CDS encoding substrate-binding domain-containing protein, with protein sequence MSRRFAIAGGFVIAMILSPFAWSAWGGHITQLRACGDPDNMPFSNKQSEGFENKIAEVIAKELKVDLTYFWWPHQRGLVRRALRPELCDVMISIPQGWDQVLWTKPYYRSAYVIIYPKDRGFQIRSLDDPILKRLKIGVYINTPPAEALANRDIRTNVVGYSLLYGSQNERSEKILQDLMTGEIDVVIDWGPMAGYFVKRMNGTSPIEVVPLQGGEPGIPFTFEFSMGVKEGNTALKVELEQAINRRHAEIRKILEDYGVPLLPLLAREQFPKVEEKPGEVFYRRFDRDDPLTSY